The following is a genomic window from Haloarcula sp. DT43.
TGCAGGCCGCGGGCGAGAACCCCGAGGCGCTCGACACCGCGGGCGTCGACGTGAACCGCGTCCGGTACGCCGCGGTGATATTCTCGGGGGTGATGGCTGGATTCGCCGGAGCCGTCTTGCTCGCTCACGCGGGGTCGTTCACCGGCACCGGCCAGACGATGGTCAACGGCCGCGGCTGGATCGGTATCGTCGCCTACCTGTTCGGCAACTACAACCCCCTCGGCGCGGCCGCCGCCGCGCTGCTGTTCGGCGGGCTGGACATGCTTCAGATACAGTTCCAGACGGTCGGCATCGAGTTCCCGAACCGACTGGTCAATCTGTTTCCCTACGCGGCCGTCGTCCTGGTCCTCACCGTCTGGGGCTCGACGCGGATGCCCAGTGCCCTCGGCGAGGCCTACGAAAGCGACGACTGAGTGCGCTTGCTCGACTGGCGACCGAATCCCGCGTTCGGGGCGACCCGTCCGAATTCGGGGCTCGAACACTGGAGTCGGTCGGAATATAGGGGGCTCCGTGGTTCGCGTGACAATCACACCGCACAGTGAGCACCGGCGGAGCGATAGCCACTATTAATTCATCACCAGATACTTTCCAAAAACTAATATCGGTAGCTACGAGGAAAAGCTGACATGGAGAAGTCCCGACGAAGCGTCCTGCGTACCTGTACCCTGACTGGAATCGGTGCACTCACTGGCTGTTTGCGATTCAATACTGGTGAGTCCGCCCAGACCAGCACACAATCTAACACCGATGAATCTACTCAGACCGGTACGCCAGCAAACACGGACGAATCTACTCAGACCGGTACGCAATCCAGTACTGGCGAGTCCGCCCGGACCAGTGTTTCGGATAACTTGGAGACCCCGGATTTACGGTACCGCTTCGAGGGGGACCTCGCTGCTACGACCGGTGACCACGACCTCTCAGGAGCGGGAGTCTCGTATGTAGATGGCCCGGAGGGGTCCCTGGCCGCTTCCTGGGCGGGATACGCGTCTACTGAGTTCGAAGCAATCGGGTCCGCAGAACCGCTGACATTCTGCTATTGGATGCGAGACAGCGGCACGCAATCGACGTGGGATGACGACCTCATCTGGCGCATCACCAGCGACGACGGCGACGCTGTCGGGGCGTTTTGCGATACGGACGGGGAACCGTTCCTCTTTACTTCGGGCTCCAATACACTGGACGAGAGCGAGACAAGCGTCCTCGATAGCGAGTGGCACCACATCGCGTTCGTCTATCAGCAGCGCAGGAACCGAATGCAACTCTATGTGGACGGGAGCCGGGATTATGCCATTGAGTACGACGACGACTTGAGTGGCATGGACGCCACTACCCTTATGTTCGGAAACGTCAGTGACGGTGGTTTCAAGCAGTACGATGGGGAAATCGACGATTTTCGCCTGTATCGACGGGCGCTCAGTGCTGCCGAAATCAGACAAATCGCCGGCGCTGAGCAGTGAACACCGCGTGATGGTGACAGAGAACAGTGAGGCGGCCGGATTTGGCGGTTCGAACATCGGGTCGTGAACAGAACACGGCGTCAGTTCCGACCCCGAGTGGGGTGCCTGACAGTACGACCTCCCCGGAGAGCGTTCGGCGTGGGGAGATACCTTTTGATACCCCGTCCCGAAGTGTCTGTATGGAAGACATTCGCTCGATACGGATGAGTACGGAAGAACGGAACGACTTCTTAGGGAACGGTGGGACGGGTGTTATTTCGTTCGACTCGCCCGACGATGGCCCCCCGTACACCCGGCCAATTTCCTATGGCTACGACGCGAGTACGGGGAACTTCTACTTCCGGCTGGCTGTCGAGTCCGAGGACGCCGACAAGAGCGAACTCATCGACGAAGGACGAGAGATTTCGTTCGTTACGTACGACGAAACCGACCGCGGGTGGCGAAGTGTCGTCGCAACCGGCAGATTGGACGAAATCACGAACTCTGGACTCGACCCCGAAGTCGCCGAGGCGATGCAGCAAGTACGAATTCCGTTCGTGGACCTGTACGACAGTCACCCCCTCACAGTGGAGTTTCGCTTCTTCCGGCTCAGTCCCGGACGAGTTTCTGGTCGGAAAGAAACTGGAGCGGATGAGTGAGTCGCTCGAAGGGGGTTCACGGACTCGTTGAGATACTGCGTGGTTATCCGAGTCCGATTTCCTTGTGACGCTTGTACAGATACGCGACACCGGCAGGAATCGTGATTAGCTGTACGGCCGAAACCACAAACGAACCCAGGTGCAGTATGGCGACACCGACCCACAGCATCCGGTTCGGTATCCAGTCCCCCTCTTTCCGACGGAGTGCCCTGGCATCGAGATAGAGGCACAACGAGTACAGTGGGGCCAGGAGGCTCCCGAGTAGAACGGTCGCTGCCACCGAGAGCAAAGAGAACAAGAATAGCAGGCCGGTCTCTGGACCGGAGGGCACGAGGCTTGGTGGCGAACCGGCCTGTGGTTCGCTCACAAACCGAAGCACACCGTACGAGACCTGTACTATCGCAAAAACTCCGATGAAGAACGCGACCCCGTACCACCATCGCGAATCCGAGGGACTACTGGAGGACTGGCCGGGCGACTTTTCTGACATCGGCTATGTGGAAGACCACATTCTGGCGGGACATGTACATTGTGGAACGGGACTGCTACTCGATACCACGCTCATTACAGCCCCCTAAATTCAGCGCGGGCCTCTCGACAGAATCACAGTACGTTCTCGAAGCCAGTGAGTTACCGACACTGGGGACAATGCCACCGCAATCGGTGACTGGTTTTATCTATGGATATCTGTGTAGCTGTCCGGGACTCACCGGTCGACGACGCAAATTCGGAACCGGTCGACGGTCGAACGAAATGGACCGAGACGGGGCTCTCAGAGGTGGGTCGTAGAACGCGTTTGAGCCGACTATTCCGTCGAATTAATTGAGACGGGCGCTGAGGGCGCTCGTTCGACTGGTGAACGAATCCCCTTGTTGGGCGTGAGGCGTCCGAATTCGCGAGTTCTAGGAGACACCGAAAAACACAGTAATCTGTGTGTACATAGGTTTCTGTATGCCCAGTATCACGGTCAACGTGGACGACGACCTCAAAGAGCGAATGGAGAGCCACCCGGAGATCAACTGGAGCGAGGTCACGCGACAGGCCATAGAAGAAAAAATCGAGGCGCTCGAAGTAATGAACGAACTCACCAGTGAGAGCGCGCTCACCGAGAGCGACGTACAGGAAATCGCTGACAAAATAAACGAGAGTGGACGGAAGCGCGTTGACGAGGAGTCGGTGTAGACACGACAAATGAAGCTGGTCATCGACGCCAACGTCGTCATCTCTGCGCTCATCGCTGATTCGAAAACGCGAGAACTTATCGTCACACTCGAACCCGACCTTCTGACACCTGCATTCGTCCACGACGAAATCGAGGACTACGAGGAGCTAATCGCCGAAAAGTCCGGGATGGAGCCGGACCGAGTGACACAATTCATGGACCTCTTGTTCCAGTATATCGAAGTTGTTCCTGCTGACGACTTCTACCAAGCTATCGAACGGGCTAAGAAAGCAATCGGTGACACCGACCCGGACGATGTTCTCTATCTGGCGTGTGCGATTGCCAGCGATGCGGCTATCTGGAGCGATGATTCAGACTTCGACGAACAGAATCTGGTCGAGACATACTCAACGACCGACGTGATCAACTCGTTCGACACCCGCTAAACGTGTTATTGAATTTCTCAGCTGCGCGCAGTAGAGATGGAGAGAAATTACCGAGAGGCAAAAGCTCTGTTCCAGACCGTTCGATTAGCGAACGAAAGTAACCAAGAAAATAGATTAGATTTGGAGTGTAGAAGGTTTGAAGTCCGCGAATTCGACTGTATTAGCTGATACGGGCGCTGAGGGCGCTCGTTCGTGCGGCGAGCGAATCCCTTGTTGGGCTTCTGGTATCCGATTTCAGAGGGTTGAGAAACGGATAGTTGTCAGCCTCTCGGTTGGTTTTCAGGCGCATGCTGCATACAGAGCGCATACCGGGCGCTAATATTCAATTTATCACAATGGTTGGATTGGTACGCACAATCAACAAATTCCGCACCATGCGGACCGAAACGGATATTCTGACAAACGATGAATATTATAATATGGCAATCAACATCTCAATCTTAACCGTCGTAGCCGCGTTTGCCGGCGCAGCACTCGGTGCATTGGTACAATTCGC
Proteins encoded in this region:
- a CDS encoding pyridoxamine 5'-phosphate oxidase family protein, which translates into the protein MEDIRSIRMSTEERNDFLGNGGTGVISFDSPDDGPPYTRPISYGYDASTGNFYFRLAVESEDADKSELIDEGREISFVTYDETDRGWRSVVATGRLDEITNSGLDPEVAEAMQQVRIPFVDLYDSHPLTVEFRFFRLSPGRVSGRKETGADE
- a CDS encoding LamG domain-containing protein codes for the protein METPDLRYRFEGDLAATTGDHDLSGAGVSYVDGPEGSLAASWAGYASTEFEAIGSAEPLTFCYWMRDSGTQSTWDDDLIWRITSDDGDAVGAFCDTDGEPFLFTSGSNTLDESETSVLDSEWHHIAFVYQQRRNRMQLYVDGSRDYAIEYDDDLSGMDATTLMFGNVSDGGFKQYDGEIDDFRLYRRALSAAEIRQIAGAEQ
- a CDS encoding PIN domain-containing protein, whose amino-acid sequence is MKLVIDANVVISALIADSKTRELIVTLEPDLLTPAFVHDEIEDYEELIAEKSGMEPDRVTQFMDLLFQYIEVVPADDFYQAIERAKKAIGDTDPDDVLYLACAIASDAAIWSDDSDFDEQNLVETYSTTDVINSFDTR